A genomic segment from bacterium encodes:
- a CDS encoding T9SS type A sorting domain-containing protein yields MKFRLLLSVTLLLVAATRSSGADLLKMGSTYSSTLVRAAIKDSFVICSTPSGIEVLRFRDSLPPEPIAQLNLYDQRGLVWWDYGVTDLKISGQTAYAVDCNGHLYSIDLSNPLDPTVIETVVLPRPATALDVSGTVACVAYGSYRDSTGILLLDLSTPTEIAEVGAIRFPDSLNPPEDVAVRDTVMFAICQGALLVFNIADPSAPVFLDSVRVNHNPFLEIELDRSDSLVYLSDRGFNWPTCQSGLTVVNAADPADLLVLSRTVTYGAASQMAVSDSLLFLTAGSWGLQVYDRANSAQPDSLTRLPITYFAGDVVANESLAVVTDYGPMYFLDLDIERFECKYWVDWWPMPWPPTELTVVGISAPIPQIKASYSLPSPATGIAVASNTIYCLYNDNFGPDVMAIDVTSPSKPTWIGSCLTGFGNSTGVVVDTFLYVASTGIGTISTPGIRTINIADPANPFVVAEETLAVGGINFQVRDTLLYVMRGGDGISLVNIATPDQPATVFTYDSPGIAKDVCFLDSMVYIADGDFGIIVLSMPSISNVQWVGQIGGSGNDYCRIMVRDSLLLALTPNSIEVYDIASDRVNPPFLGGASIGPNILDFGFESDRMYAAVGERGVLAYDIGNPADPQLVAEYDTPVNALAVEARDSMVFVADQENLVCLRFTGATSVDGNESGLPSLATLKQNYPNPFNPSTKIEYSLPRRAHVRLTVYNLLGQQVAKLVDAEQSAGTHNVVWQAHGQSSGFYLYRLQAGEASATKKMLLLK; encoded by the coding sequence ATGAAATTCAGACTGCTATTGAGTGTGACCTTGTTGCTGGTCGCGGCGACCCGATCAAGTGGTGCGGATCTACTCAAAATGGGAAGCACGTATTCCAGCACACTGGTCCGAGCGGCGATCAAAGATAGCTTTGTGATCTGCTCGACACCAAGCGGGATCGAGGTCTTGAGATTCCGGGATTCATTACCACCTGAGCCGATTGCGCAGCTTAACTTGTACGACCAGCGTGGTCTGGTCTGGTGGGACTACGGGGTTACTGATCTTAAGATATCCGGCCAGACTGCCTATGCAGTGGACTGCAATGGACATCTCTATTCCATAGATCTGAGTAACCCGCTCGATCCGACAGTCATTGAGACAGTGGTACTGCCTAGGCCGGCGACCGCATTGGATGTCTCCGGCACCGTTGCCTGCGTCGCATATGGCTCCTATCGAGATTCGACAGGTATTCTCCTGCTTGATCTCTCAACGCCAACAGAAATTGCGGAAGTTGGAGCGATCCGTTTTCCTGATTCTCTGAATCCGCCCGAGGATGTGGCCGTTCGCGACACCGTTATGTTTGCAATCTGCCAGGGCGCATTGCTGGTCTTCAACATCGCCGATCCTTCGGCGCCGGTTTTCCTTGATAGTGTCCGTGTCAACCACAACCCGTTCCTCGAGATTGAACTTGATCGTTCGGATTCGCTCGTTTATCTGTCGGACCGGGGATTCAATTGGCCAACCTGTCAATCAGGATTAACAGTCGTCAACGCAGCCGATCCGGCGGATTTATTGGTCTTGTCCCGTACCGTGACCTATGGCGCGGCCTCGCAGATGGCGGTCAGTGACAGTCTCTTGTTCCTAACTGCCGGATCCTGGGGGTTACAGGTTTACGACCGGGCAAATTCAGCACAACCGGATAGTCTAACGCGTCTGCCGATCACCTATTTCGCCGGAGATGTGGTAGCCAACGAGTCGCTTGCGGTAGTGACCGACTATGGTCCGATGTACTTTCTCGACCTGGATATTGAACGATTCGAGTGCAAGTACTGGGTCGATTGGTGGCCGATGCCTTGGCCACCAACAGAGTTAACGGTGGTTGGTATCTCGGCGCCAATTCCACAAATCAAGGCCTCATACAGCTTACCTTCCCCTGCAACCGGAATCGCCGTCGCGTCAAACACGATCTATTGTCTGTACAATGATAATTTTGGACCAGATGTCATGGCCATTGATGTTACGAGTCCATCGAAGCCCACTTGGATCGGCAGTTGCCTGACCGGATTCGGTAATTCTACTGGTGTAGTGGTCGACACATTCCTGTATGTAGCATCTACCGGAATTGGGACAATCTCAACACCAGGGATTCGCACGATCAATATCGCCGATCCTGCCAATCCTTTTGTTGTTGCCGAAGAAACACTGGCGGTTGGCGGTATCAATTTCCAAGTACGCGACACTCTTCTCTATGTCATGCGCGGTGGCGACGGAATCAGCCTGGTGAATATTGCGACTCCCGACCAACCGGCTACAGTCTTCACCTATGACTCTCCCGGAATTGCCAAGGATGTCTGTTTCCTGGATTCGATGGTTTATATCGCCGACGGCGACTTTGGCATTATCGTCTTGTCAATGCCCAGCATCTCTAATGTGCAGTGGGTCGGGCAGATCGGTGGTAGTGGTAATGACTATTGTCGAATCATGGTTCGAGATTCACTGCTGCTTGCACTTACCCCAAACTCGATAGAAGTGTACGACATTGCGAGCGACCGTGTCAATCCGCCTTTTCTCGGTGGCGCTTCAATTGGTCCAAACATTCTCGACTTCGGTTTTGAGAGCGACCGGATGTATGCCGCAGTGGGCGAGCGAGGAGTATTGGCATATGATATCGGTAATCCTGCAGATCCGCAGCTCGTTGCCGAATATGACACACCAGTCAATGCGTTGGCAGTTGAGGCACGCGATTCTATGGTCTTTGTCGCCGATCAGGAGAATCTGGTTTGCTTGCGGTTCACCGGCGCAACTTCAGTCGACGGAAATGAATCTGGACTCCCATCACTCGCAACCCTGAAGCAAAACTATCCGAATCCTTTCAACCCATCTACAAAGATCGAGTACAGCCTGCCTCGACGGGCGCACGTTCGATTGACTGTCTACAATCTGCTTGGACAACAGGTGGCGAAATTGGTCGACGCGGAGCAAAGCGCCGGGACACACAACGTAGTCTGGCAGGCACACGGACAGTCATCAGGATTCTACCTATATCGCCTCCAAGCAGGCGAGGCT